AGCTTGGGAAAGAGACACAAAAAAATGCATGTTCTTTTCAATCAAAGACTTTTGGTTAACAGGTGACCTAGCTGGGATTGTTGCAAAATTTCAACATGCTTTTAGGATGGCAGGACAAGTATTTACCAGAAAACCAACTTCAGTTATGTTCCTCTAGAAAGGCCTAGCATTTTTGCCACaacttttttcctcctcaacTTTTACTGGATCATGGGTATCGATCATTAGGACACGcttcctgatctcagtgttggGGGAGGTCACTGAGAGTATATGACAGCTGGTTGATCCGTGAGCTGGACCCCAGAAACTGGAGACTCCTTACCCTCTCCCCTGTGCTGGCATGTGCATTCTATCTGCCTTTTGTGATGCTTCTGATCCCAGAAGCTGCCCCAAGGATGCAGCCTCAAGACAGTGATATGGTGTTGAGACCATTTGAACAATATACATAtctgaacccagttaaggcctctcCATAAGCTTTCAGGCTTACCAGACAAAAATGGAGATCTACTACTCTCACAGCCACCCAAGAAGATCTCATATGCAAGGTCCCTTgtttattaaaactgccacctaccaaATCTTGCATGGTCTGCCCCTTTCTTTGGTGTCTCGCTGTGCTCTGTGTACAGGCACTGGTTTTACATTACACCTGGGAAGAACCCAAGAAGTTTGTGAACCAACACATACCATTTTGAATACTTCTGAAATTCTTACCAGTGCCATTAAAGATTCTATTTTGATATTCTAGAGAAAACTTGTGAAGTTAAAGGAGGAAGTTATCTGGGAAAAACTTAAGTAAGTTCTGTGCTAATCATAcatagtttttattaaaacaatgtataaaaatctcCATACTGTATATTTAATGACTGATTTCAGTATATTCTTTTACTCCAATATGATGATATTTCCaatatcatcaaaaagaaaagtttaaggtTCTACTccccagaaaacattttaaaggaagcaTTTTactaactataaaatattagactgttctatttttaatagtcCACTATTAGTAACATGATAGACATTACTCATactgatagatttttaaaaacaaattaaatccattagaagcagcagaaaaaagCCACTTATTCATCAacacagaatgaaagataaataaattagacttcatatAACTAAAAGCATGttccttttggaaaatatttataaatgaacttCTAAGCAATTTATGGAGCTAATTGATTTCATCTGCTATAGAAGAACAAAACGTGAACaaacaataatatttaaaaaatgtcaaacacAATGCAAGAAATCAGGAGGTACTTTCCCAAAATAAATGACTGACAGCAGAATGATTTCAAAAGGAAGCATTTAGTAAAACAATCATCTGGCTAAGGTAagaattaagaattttatttttaattaattcagcaTGCTGACAAGTTGGCTCCACCCCGATTTCTGCCCTCCTCATGATGGTACAAAGACAAGTGGGCAAAGTAAGAATGTAGTTACTTAGTTAAACCAAAGAACTTTGTAGATGAATAGATGATCTATGTTAACAGGTATCATCATAATGAAGGGAGTGGTGTGAAAATTGTAATATTCAATACCGCTTAAGCTTTATTTGATAttggtatttaaattatttgtcctATTTATCATGTAAATATATACCTTTCTTTATGAGAATTAAGTTTTGGTGTATTTTAATCCTTACTGCTTTCCTGTGAGACCTATCAGGTCACTACAACTACTGTTTCAGAGGTGGGCCCAAGCCACTATCCACTCGTGGTGTAACTTCTCTTCAAGTGACAGTTCTTGGGGCAAAGACCATGATTTACCTTCAAATATCCTCATTTTGGTGACTCGGAATCAAGGGGACTGCTTTTTCCCCTATCATATTCCCTCTACTTAGaatcttcttcatttattaaaaccTTACtcactttctaatttttatttgacaattaCCTCTTCTCTGAAACAGATTCCACTGAAATAGACTGAATGACTCCTGAATAACTGAATGACTCCATAGTACCTTCTCCAGAGCTGTCATAACAACATCTATCATACCGTATCACTGTTGGTCATATGCATGTTCATTTCCTCCTGCAGGATTTGGTCATCTTTAGGTCTCTCTCACACAGCCTGTTACAGGGTCTGGCATGAAGTAGCTGTTGGataattttttacaaataaattgaaTGTGTGACCCCCACAGACACCAGGTGAGAAAAACTGGGTATTGTAACTCTTCATGCTCTTAAAAATAGATCCTGTCAGTGGGAGCAGAAAAGGCTTAATAGTAAGGCAGGAATTTAATATAAATCAAAAAgagcactttaaaaatgtaaataaaggaggaaaacaaatggCCTAAACCCAGCCAGACACATCATTGCAACTAATGACCCTAGTGAAGGTGATCAGAAGCAGGTACATTACCATCCAAAGAGGAGGATTTCATTCCTGAATCATCAAGGGTTTGCTATAATTTCTTAGACATCCTCTTTTGGACAGGAAGAAGGATGAGAAGGATATTATTGATAATAGAGAGGCCTGCTTGAGGAAGAACCCAGTGAAAACTGGCAATTCAGCAGTTCTTTCCAGGAAGGGTCTTCAAAACAGCGTGCCTTTTATTATCAGTCTGCTGAGAGTAGAAATGGCAACTGTAGAGAGCAACAAGGAAATATTCATGGAGTCCCTACCTCACGTCAAATTCTGTACTAGGAGATTTCATGGATTGTTAGATAGAGTTAGATATCATGGTCCCCATTTCACAGGGAGGGAAACTGACGATCGGGACAACTGCATGAGCTGCTGATGTTGcaagctcagtggggaacttTGATCACACCACATTTCAGGGCTTTTCCTATTATGCCCTACACCCACTGCTTTTAGTGTTGGGAAACACCATTACTCACCTACAGCATTCTATTAAAACTTTCCCATTTTAAGACACTATGCTTAGGCTCTTTCACATTTGCTAAATTGTAATTTGAGGATTCCTTTCAAGTGAAGTTGGAGAATTTGTCTGTATTCTTTAGGCATCTCATGGAAACCACGTTTGGGTAAGTTGTTGTCATAGTAGTGATGGCTGACAGGTGTGTCTTTAATCGTTCTAGAAAAGGGCCAAAATCCATACAGCTTCACGTGCTCACACAGTTCAACTGCCACACTTGTGATCATCAAGCCAGAGGATAGGCGAAACTCCGTCACACCTTCAGTTCTCCAGAAAAGGGCAAGATTTCTCAGGTATTTGGGATGGAAAAATATAACCTTCTGTCTTGCTTGAGACTCCTTTAGGGTGTCGTACACTTTGAAAGAGGCAATCGTGTTGGCCCTGAAAGAAAACGCTGGAAGAAGAAGGAACGCATCTCCATAGGTCGCAATGTCCtccagaaatatttctttctttttctttaagttcccATATCtgcgaaattaaaaaaaaaaaatcatcatcattataatcAAAGTGGCCATTTTGGTTCCATAAGGCTGAATTTACCTTTGGCTGAGCCATTGAACCATTTATGTCACTGTTATATATAAGAGACAAACAATAGACTCAGAGTCCAAGTAGGAGTAAGCCTCCTATAAAAATCAAGAGCTAGGTCCTTCATCTCTCTTTTGTGGTGTCCCTAggctttcatttatattttcttatcagATTATATCCTTACTGGACACacatttcttatattattttatcttctaactCAGTAATTTTTTCTCTAAAGcaacgttttttttttaaagattttatttatttatttgacagacacagcgagagagggaacatacgcagggggagtgggagagggagaagtaagcttccCACccaacagggaacctgatgtggggtttgatcccaggaccccgggatcatgatctgagctgaaggcagacacctaacaactaaGCCACACAAGGTGCCCCTCTAAGGTAGCTTTTTGATACAGAAATACCTTCCAAATAATGACTGATTTTTCTTAAACACAGGACCACTCTTAAAATgtctacacatttaaaaattcccTAAGCTGTACACCTGTGACCtgtgtatatttttttacatgtgaTCATAAAAGTTTCcttaaagaacataaaatacctacattaatacacacacacacacacatacacacacacattttaaatttcctcaaTGTATTGTGATAGATTTATGTGTTTGATTTAAATAATACCTTAGTAAATATACTAATATGAATGGTTGTGTCTAGAAAGTAAACTTTTAGGATGCAGGTATAATATTGCATATTATCTTAATAGATACTAGAACTATATGAGTATAtagttttagtttgtattttaataataatgattattagtTTTGGTGAAAACAGTGGAGTAAAACCATGCATGGGATTTTTATTAACTAGGAACATTTTGTTGTGGCtacatgtgaaaaataaaatatgggaattatttttttggtaataaactatatgtggtaattttttttttgtcaccttCTTTTAAGGTGCATTCcctgaagtttttaaataaactgtttcATTAGGAAACTACTCCCAAGATAAAAGAGTAATGttaaagttctgaaagaaaattaaattaaaaccacattgagataccaccttataccagttagaatggccaaaattagcaagacaggaaacaacatgtgttggagaggatgtggagaaaggggaaccctcttacgctgttggtgggaatgcaagttggtgcagccactttggaaaacagagtggagattcctcaagaaattaaaaatagaacttccctatgacccttcaatttcactactgggtatttaccccaaagatacagatgtcgtgaaaagaagggccatctgtagcccaatgtttatagcagcaatggccacagtcgccaaactatggaaagaaccaagaggcccttcaatggacgaatggataaggaagatgtcggccatatacactatggaggattatgcctccatcagaaaggaccaatacccaaattttgtagcaacatggacgggactggaagaaattatgctgagtgaaataaatcaagcagagagagtcaattatcatatggtttcacttatttgtggagcataacaaatagcatggaggacaaggggagatggagaggagaagggagttgagggaattggaaggggaggtgaaccatgagagtgTATGGacttgaaaaacaatctgagggttttgaaggggcaaggggtgggaggttgggagaaccagatggtgggtattagagaggacacgaatgcatggagcactgggtgtggtgcaaaaataatgaatactgttacgctgaaaagaaataaaaaattaaaaaaaaaaaagaaaagaaaattctcaaaagTAACTTCACTATTGTTAAAAAAGATGAAGTGATAAATAAGTTTTTACTTGATTAGTAGCGTTCCACTCACAACATTAGAAGTGTAATtggttgggatgcctggctggctcagtggtagaGTGTACAACTCTTCATCTCGGGGTTATAAgtctgagtcccacatcgggtatagaaatgatattaagaaataaaaaatagggacgcctgggtggctcagtgggttaagctgctgccttcggctcaggtcatggtcccggggtcctgggatcgagccccacatcgggctccttccttggcggggatcctgcttctctcactgcctctgcctgcctctctgcctgcttgtgtgtactcgcttgcgtgcgctctctctctctctggaaaaaaaaaaaaaaaaagaaaaaagaaaaaagaaatataaataacctaaaaaaataaagtctttaaaataaaatggaatggttttctttaaaaaaaaaaaaggagagagaggtacAATTGATCATACCTCTTATGAGCTACAACCTtgagagaaagtaaaaaattatgaatatattatattcttttatcttttcgcCAAAGTCATTCCAGCTATATTGCATTGCAAGTCATTCCAGCAACAAGATTAGTGTTCAaactaagaaaaatgttaaataataaaacaaatgttcTCAAACAGTTATATAAGTTGGACATACTTACTTTAGTTTTATGATACTGGGATTTACAGTCACAACATTGGTTTTACTGCCAACATCTTTACTCACATTTCCTGTAATTGGGGGAAGGTTACACCTGAAAtttgggaggggggaaaaaagcattttcaaaatgcaagtttaaaaaaaagcacatacCCGCACATGTACACATACAATCACTGTCGGTTTATTGGAGAAAATGCTGGCTGTTAAGGAGTTCTGAATTGATCTGATTtccatttaaaactttaataagtactgaaatcctttttttaaaaaagattttatttatttatttgacacagagaaagagagcataaataggggaagtgggagagggagaagcgactccgccatgagcagggagcccaatacagggcttgctcccaggatcctgggatcatgacctgaggtgaaggcagacacttaacaactgagccacccaggaacccctaagtACTGAACTCTTAATTGACACTTCAACATTGCATGAAATATACAAATTTGGTAAATGCTTTTAATATTAAGACCCTTAAGTATATCAAAATGAGAAATGACAATTACCTTGCTAGCTGCTGAAGAGTTCATAatccttttattaaaattattatttctattgatTATATTTCCACAGTGTTATGGGCACCAatttacaggttaaaaaaaaaaaaataaggaattgcAACTAAGGTTACGGAGTATGCCAGAagcaaagtcttttaaaaaaaaaaaacaaaaaaacaaccaaaccctGAAATCTCCTGATTCCCATATGGATAGTTTTTCTAGCAAATTATgctgttaataaataaaaccctaatgTTCCTATAatgatattttcatataaatgttctcttcctcttttgaGTACTAATTTGTTTTTAGTACTCAGTACAAATTAAGAATTGTAATTTTGAGTAATTACATTCCTTTCACAAAAAAGGGAAAGTTGGTTATGACTCCCTAAGTATTGTTTACAGAATTTCAAGTAGACCATTTCTTTTAAGCTATACAAACAAAAGGAGCATTTCTGAGTATGTCCTTAGGAAAGCTGTTTCAAGTTGATGTGTTCTGCACGAACTGACGTTGAAACAGCATTCCACACTCTATGAAACATAAAATCAAATGGACCGTGTACACCTCTCATTGATATTAAAGGTATGtcagaaaataattaaacatgGCACCTTGCAAAAAATATCAATCACAGATAATACAGAAACGCCCTCATTACTGGACAACCTGTAATAACAAATCTACCTTCTAATAcagtattattctttttaaaatcaaaggtgATTTCCAACAGAGTATCATAGGAGACTCTGAGGGGAAGTAATGGCGTATTGTACACATAGAATGGTAGCTGGTAAAACCATCCATTCTTCAGCTCTTTTTATTCCTTACCCACTCAGCTAGTAGCTCCCAAACTTttggaatgaaaaacaaataataataagcagTTTCCAGACTGTTATTACAAAATTCTGACCACGTAGACACAAACTAAATACAGacttaacatttaaataaattttaatgaccATGACCACATCTAAGCCCTCCTTTGCCCTTTCATTCTGGAAAGCTCACTTCACAGGAAACTCTGTCTCGGAAACATCCTTGGCAGCAAATGCAGGATCTGGAAATAGGCACACTTACTGGGGAATTCAAAATTAAGTAGTCGctgagatgtttttcttttttaaacctcaaCTTGTATTTCGTGTATCTGCCCTATCAGGTAAAATGGATGGGTGGCCATAATCCTCCTCACAGATGTTTTGAGAATTTTAAGTCCATGAAAAGTCTATTACAAGAAGAATTATTTAGCTTCATTATGGCTTTTTCATAGTGAGTGCTTTAACTAAATGGCTAAATCATTTAGgtattggccttttttttttctttaaatattttatttattttagagacagagattacaagtaggcagagaggcaggcagaaagaggaggaagcaggccccccgctgagcagagagcctgatgaggggctcgatgcggggctcgatcctaggaccctgagatcatgacctgagctgaaggcagaggctttaactcattgagccacccagatgcccctcaggtATTGGCCATTTTATCATGAATCATGAGGACCACATTCAATGACTTGCTGGACTGTCAGGTCTACTGCTCAGTCATTACCTGTAgcaataaaaactttaaatgagaTTCAAGTAAAGCAGTGGGAccgtggggaggggggcagtgagcTAGTGACTGAAAGTCTGGCCTCCTTTTCAGCTGCTAAGAAACAGCAGCATTAAATCAATAAGAATCAAAGGTTCTCCTCTGATGTATGAAATCAGTGCCcctgaaataggaagaaacagaTTTCGACTTACTTTTTAAAGAGGTGCATTTCAATTGAAATCCAACCTCACAGGGATGAATCACCTTTCCATCATATTCTGAAAGTGTAGAAACTCCGCGGCTTGGCTTATTagcacaggcacagggagaaacAAATAACTTCTGCTTCTGCATTTGCAAGCTAGCTGCTACTGAGATACAAACACTTTAAAAGACCAGAATCTAGAAACTCCACAATTTCGTTTCTTAATTTCAAGCCAGAAAACGAAACAATGATGTTGTGTGGCAATACAATGCTTAGTTTGGCATTTTCTCAAGTATTATCTGAGAACAAAAGTTTCCTGAAATGCtctgttcatatatatatataacttatatatataatatgtttatatatttttcccttttttcaggTGAGCCTGGCAAATGTTCTCCAGAGCCCTTCTGAGAGAGCCATGGTATCCTTAATACACTGTAGCCTCTGACAAGTCCCGCAGCGAAGACCCTCTTTCACCATGATTTCAGAGTTTCGGCAAAGTAGCCAAAGcagttttttcccctctggtATTAACATTCTGAGGAACTCATGATCCACTTAACACCTCAGGAAAGTCTACCCAAGTAATTTGTAAACTTAAGCAACACAGCTCAAAGGTCAAAATTTACACGGAGTAGCTTTACAGCATCCCTTTAAAATATTCAACTGACCTTTGGTTTCAAGGAAACCCATCTGACAGGTCTTACCTAAAAACAAAGTCGGATTTGTCTATTTCAGCTCCACAAAGAGACTTATTCAGAATTCCCCCGTTTCCAACCACTGCGCACTGATTGTAGGGGTACTCCATGAAGGGCTGAGActagcagaaggaagagagaaaccatCACAAAATAGCTTTAGTTTCAGAACAATAAATATCATCAGTTTAATTCAagcagctacttttttttttatacatgttaagggaaggaaaagagcaaggaaaaaaaggcagagataGAAATGCCATAGCATGTTGATCAACTTATGacttataataaaaaatcttgTAAACCcgcctttcatttctcttgagagGAATATACAGCATATCATAGACCCTATGGTGCAATAAtctaacatataatacatttgttTATAAAAGGTAACTTAATGTGTCTTAAATCACACAATTAAGTACGTAACATTAGACTGGCaaaaccccacactgggcctTTCCAACAAACAAGAATGTTTTCAGCAAAATAGAGGAAATGAAGCAATTAGAAAGTATCATGAAATCCTCTATTCTTGGGCATAAAATTAATAGCTAATTTAGCAGAAGTTTCTGCTAGAGTTAGACCTTCAGGCTCAGGGATGACATGAGATTTATGCCTGCCATCTCCACAAATGACCAGCCACGGTGCTGCAGGGATGCCTACTAACTCTCTGCTGACATATTTCAAATTGATTTCCAAGGTCTGAATCTCTTATATTTCCTCCAAGGACCCGACTTGTCTACCCCCCAAAGATTTCCCCTTTTTCCCAAGTCCTTCCCAGTCAGAAACATAACTTCTCCATTAAACAGGGCTCTTTGTCTTTGCTCGTCCCTCTTCCCGATGAAAAGATGGGACCCTGAGCAGCGCCAAGAAGGCCCAGGTCAGACACCACAGTGGCATTGTCCTGATTCACCTCTTTTGTCTTTAGAGGGTGAGCAGAGGTCCTCAAGGGCAGAGGACGTGTTTGTGACTTTTAACTTCCCCTCATCTTTCACCATAAACCTCACATGTTGGAATGTACACAGTGACATTTCAATTAATGCTTGCTGGCCCGATGGCCCACCCTGGGAAAAAAACACCAGTGTTGAGTTGGGAGCCTCTTGGACCAGGATGGGGTAGCCAGCTGGTGAATATTCAGGAATTTTGTGAACTGTTGTGAAGCCACTGGTAAATTTAAGTCAGCCACCTCGGGGGTATGTCCACCACTAAAATGGACCAACACTACAAATCAGGGCAGCACATTGCCCAAAGCCAGTTTCCCAGCACCAATGGCAACACTTCAGGGCCAGTGCGGTTGTGAGAAGCCCAAAGGACTCCTGAAACACTAAGACTGTAATGTGCTCTCAGGCTCCATCTGGGTGATGCCAAATGAGCAGAGAGAACTCTGATTCAGCACGGTTGGTT
This genomic interval from Mustela erminea isolate mMusErm1 chromosome 6, mMusErm1.Pri, whole genome shotgun sequence contains the following:
- the ST8SIA6 gene encoding alpha-2,8-sialyltransferase 8F isoform X1 — protein: MRPGGALLALLASLLLLLLLRLLWCSTDAPARSRLSVEESRDATRGTPAALRTLRSPATQLPRPTNSTYLSEKSLQLTETCKRLQDGFQTLSSKLKRYLESDYLQIIRNIQSCPWKRREEEYENFRAKLASCCDAAQNFIVSQNNTPAGTNMSYEVESKNEILIRENIFNMFPVSQPFMEYPYNQCAVVGNGGILNKSLCGAEIDKSDFVFRCNLPPITGNVSKDVGSKTNVVTVNPSIIKLKYGNLKKKKEIFLEDIATYGDAFLLLPAFSFRANTIASFKVYDTLKESQARQKVIFFHPKYLRNLALFWRTEGVTEFRLSSGLMITSVAVELCEHVKLYGFWPFSRTIKDTPVSHHYYDNNLPKRGFHEMPKEYRQILQLHLKGILKLQFSKCERA
- the ST8SIA6 gene encoding alpha-2,8-sialyltransferase 8F isoform X2; amino-acid sequence: MRPGGALLALLASLLLLLLLRLLWCSTDAPARSRLSVEESRDATRGTPAALRTLRSPATQLPRPTNSTYLSEKSLQLTETCKRLQDGFQTLSSKLKRYLESDYLQIIRNIQSCPWKRREEEYENFRAKLASCCDAAQNFIVSQNNTPAGTNMSYEVESKNEILIRENIFNMFPVSQPFMEYPYNQCAVVGNGGILNKSLCGAEIDKSDFVFRYGNLKKKKEIFLEDIATYGDAFLLLPAFSFRANTIASFKVYDTLKESQARQKVIFFHPKYLRNLALFWRTEGVTEFRLSSGLMITSVAVELCEHVKLYGFWPFSRTIKDTPVSHHYYDNNLPKRGFHEMPKEYRQILQLHLKGILKLQFSKCERA
- the ST8SIA6 gene encoding alpha-2,8-sialyltransferase 8F isoform X3 — translated: MSYEVESKNEILIRENIFNMFPVSQPFMEYPYNQCAVVGNGGILNKSLCGAEIDKSDFVFRCNLPPITGNVSKDVGSKTNVVTVNPSIIKLKYGNLKKKKEIFLEDIATYGDAFLLLPAFSFRANTIASFKVYDTLKESQARQKVIFFHPKYLRNLALFWRTEGVTEFRLSSGLMITSVAVELCEHVKLYGFWPFSRTIKDTPVSHHYYDNNLPKRGFHEMPKEYRQILQLHLKGILKLQFSKCERA